The Lutzomyia longipalpis isolate SR_M1_2022 chromosome 2, ASM2433408v1 DNA window CCAGGAAGCTACCAATGTGCCTGCAATTCGGGATATGAGCTCTACACGACCAATGGAACAGCTGGGTGAGTTTTCCGAGAAGttcttaaagtttctttttgagatttttgatcattttctgatctttttcttcactctctcTTTGCCACAAATAGATACAACATTGAGTTGTCCGAAACTGGTGAGCGTGACGGCGATACGTTGCAGAAGAATAAGACATGCGTTCCAGTAATGTGTCCATCACTGGTGGCACCGGAAAATGGAAAACTCCTCACAACAAAGGCACAACATCACTTTGGTGATTTGGTTTCATTCCAATGCAACTTTGGCTACGTAATGTCCGGCAGTGCGTCCCTCCTTTGCCTCTCAAGTGGCCAGTGGAATGCAACAGTCCCCGAATGCATGTATGCCAAATGTGTCTCCCTTCCGGATGATAAACAATCCGGCCTGGCTGTTTTGCGCCCCGATCAGGAGAGTGTTCTCGTGCAATTCCGTGACAATGTAACGCTAACGTGCAATTCTCCGGGAAGGAAGTTGAGGGGAACAGCTAGTTCGGGCTTCCGGCAGTGTGTGTACGACCCGAAACCAGGATTACCGGATTATTGGCTCTCAGGAACAACTCCTGCCTGCCCGAGGGTTGACTGTGGTATGCCAATGGCAACTCCCGGAGCGGAATATGGGCAATTTGTTGATACGAAGTATCAAAGCTCATTTTTCTTCGGATGCCAGAACACCTTTAAGCTTGCGGGGCAAACTGCAAAGCACGACAATGTTGTACGATGCCAGGCTAATGGGATTTGGGACTTTGGGGATCTTCGATGTGAAGGTCCCGTTTGTGAGGATCCCGGACGACCGAGTGATGGTATTCAGCTAGCACGAAGCTATGAGCAGGGTTCAGAAGTTCTCTTTGGCTGCTCCCGCCCTGGGTATATTCTCATTAATCCCCGCCCAATTACGTGCATGCGTGAACCTGAGTGCAAAGTCATTAAGCCCCTGGGAATTTCTTCCGGAAAGATTCCCGATAGTGCCATCAATGCAACGTCTGAGAGGCCAAATTACGAAGCAAGAAATATTCGTTTGAACTCCGTAACGGGGTGGTGTGGCAAACAGGAGGCATTCACGTATGTTAGTGTGGATTTGGGGAAGGTTTATCGTGTTAAAGCCATCCTAGTTAAGGGTGTTGTGACTAATGACATCGTAGGACGTCCCACTGAGATTCGTTTCTTCTACAAGcaaagtgaaaatgaaaactaCGTCGTTTACTTCCCGAATTTCAATCTAACAATGAGAGATCCTGGGAATTATGGGGAATTAGCAATGATCACACTGCCAAAGTATGTTCAGGCGCGTTTTGTAATCCTTGGCATTGTCAGCTACATGGATAATGCTTGTTTGAAGTTCGAATTGATGGGATGTGAAGAGCCCAAGGCGGAACCATTGCTTGGCTATGACTACGGGTACTCCCCATGTGTTGATAATGAACCACCGGTCTTCCAGAATTGCCCACAGCAACCGATTGTGGTGAAACGCGATGAGAATGGCGGGGTGTTGCCGATTAATTTCACCGAACCAACGGCAATTGATAATTCCGGATCAATTGCACGGCTCGAAGTGAAGCCACAGAGCTTCAAGACGCCCATTCACATTTTCCAGGATACCGTTGTGAAGTACGTTGCCTTTGATTACGATGGGAATGTGGCTATTTGTGAGATTAACATCACAGTTCCGGATGTGACGCCACCGCTGCTAACATGCCCACAGAGCTATGTGATTGAATTGGTGGATAAGCAAGATAACTACATggtgaatttcaatgaaacaCGCAAAAGGATTAAGACATCCGATGATTCAGGCGATGTGCATCTCACCTTCATCCCTGAGCGCGCAACAATCCCCATTGGAGCCTTTGAGAATGTCACCGTTGTGGCGAGAGATAGATTCAACAATAAAGCTTCATGCCACTTCCAGGTTTCCATTCAAGCCACCCCATGTGTTGATTGGGAGCTCCAGCCACCCGTTAATGGGGCTATTAACTGCCTTCCTGGGGATAAGGGTATTGAATGCATAGCCACGTGTCGTCCTGGATTCCGTTTCACTGACGGTGAACCCGTAAAGACGTTCTCTTGTGAACATTCTCGCCTCTGGCGTCCAACATCAGTCGTTCCGGATTGTGTGTCGGAGAATACGCAACAAGCTGACTACCACGTAGTCGCCACGATGACGTACCGTGCCAATGGCGTTGTAGCTCCATCGTGTTTGCCACAGTATCAAGATCTAATGGCTCAGTACTATGGGAATCTCAATCAAGTCCTCTCGCAGCGTTGTTCAGCCGTCAATGTTAACATGAATGTCTCCTTTGTGCGCTCCGTACCGACTCTCCTGGAGGATAATATGCTCAAAATTGACTACATCCTGGTGATCATCCCAGCCGTGAGGCAACCACAGTTGTACGATCTCTGTGGCTCTACGCTCAATTTGATCTTTGACCTGGGAGTGCCGTATGCAAGTGCCATCATTGAACCCCTGCTGAATGTCTCAAGTATTGGGAATCAGTGTCCACCCCTGCGTGGGTTGAAGAGCTCAATCACACGTGGATTCACCTGCAGTGTCGGTGAGGTTCTCAATATGGACACAAATGATGTACCACGATGCCTTCATTGTCCCGCGGGAACGTTTGCTGGAGAAGGTCAACGCATGTGTACATCCTGCCCACGAGGATTCTACCAGAATCGTGATCGTCAGGGAGCGTGCTTGCGTTGCCCCCCAGGAACGTATACAAAGGAAGAGGGATCAAAGGGAATTGCAGCTTGTATCCCTGTCTGTGGGTATGGAACGTACTCCCCAACGGGGCTTGTGCCTTGCCTTGAATGCCCACGGAATTCATACTCAGGAGAACCACCAACGGGTGGCTTTAAGGATTGTCAAGCCTGCCCCGCGGGAACATTCACCTTCCAACCAGCTGCAGCTGGGAAGGATCTGTGTCGTCCTAAATGTGCCCTGGGTACGTATTCATCAACAGGCCTCGCTCCGTGCTCTCCCTGTCCGGTGAACTTCTACCAAGCAATGCCAGGATCAATGAGCTGCAATGAATGCCCAACGAATATGAAGACTGACAAAGCTGGAGCCACGGGACGTGAGGAATGCAAACCCGTTGCGTGTCAGGAGACAACGTGCCAACATGGAGGGCTCTGTATCCCAATTGGGCATAGTGTTCAGTGCTTCTGCCCAGCTGGCTTCAGTGGACGTCGCTGTGAGGTGGACATTGATGAATGTGCCTCCCAGCCGTGCTTCAACGGTGGCACATGCGTTGATCTTCCTCAGGGCTATCGCTGTCAATGCCCTGCTGGGTACTCAGGGATGAATTGCCAGGAGGAAGTGTCTGATTGCCGGAACAACACATGCCCAGCCAGGGCAATGTGTAAGAATGAACCGGGCTACAATAATTACACCTGCCTCTGTCGCAGTGGCTACACAGGTGTTGAATGTGACATCACCATCGATCCTTGCACTGCCAATGGGAATCCCTGCTCCAATGGAGCTACCTGTATTGCTCTCCAACAGGGAAGGTACAAATGTGAATGCCTACCCGGATGGGAAGGTCCAGCGTGTGAGACAAACATTGATGATTGTGCTGAACGCCCATGCCTCCTTGGGGCTAATTGTACGGATCTTGTGAATGATTTCAACTGTGCCTGCCCACCGGGATTCACGGGGAAACGATGCCAGGAGAAGATTGACTTGTGCTTATCGGAGCCCTGCAAGTATGGCACGTGTGTTGATAGGCTCTTCACATATGAGTGTGTCTGCCATCCTGGATGGACTGGGATTAATTGCAATGTCAACATGAATGATTGCGCAAGTAGTCCGTGCGAGAATGCCGGGCAGTGTATTGATCTCGTTGATGGGTACACGTGCACGTGTGAGCCAGGATACACCGGGAAGAATTGTCAGCATCACATTGATGACTGTCAGAGTGATCCATGCCAGAATGGAGCGACGTGCATTGATCAACTCGATGGATTTATGTGCAAATGTCGTCCTGGATTTGTGGGGCTGCAGTGTGAGGCGGAGATTGATGAATGCCTGAGTGATCCATGCAATCCCGTTGGCACAGAGCGCTGCCTCGACTTGGACAATCGTCATGCTTGCCTCTGCCGCGAAGGCTTCACGGGGGCATCGTGTGAAACAGACATTGATGACTGCGAGAACTCTCCGTGCCTCAATGGGGGAACATGCCGTGATCGTATTGGTGGCTTTGAGTGCCTCTGCCTCGACGGATGGAGTGGCGATCGCTGCCAGAAAGCCATCACAATGTGCTCAACACAGAAACCCTGTCAAAATGACGCCACGTGCATTGATCTCTTCCAGGACTTCTTCTGTGTGTGCCCCAGTGGAACAGATGGGAAGCAATGTGAAACAGCTCCTGAACGATGCATCGGGAATCCCTGTATGCATGGTGGTAAATGCCGAGATTTCGGCTCTGGGCTCAATTGCTCCTGCCCCATGGATTACGCCGGGATTGGGTGCCAATATGAGTTTGATGCATGCGAAGCAGGAGTTTGCCAGAATGGAGCAACGTGCATTGACAATGGAGCTGGGTATCAGTGTGTCTGTGCCCCTGGATTCACAGGGCAGAACTGTGAGAAAGACATTGTTgattgcaaagaaaactccTGCCCACCTGGTGCAACATGTATCGATCTAACGGAGAGATTCTACTGCCAATGCCCATTCAATCTCACCGGTGATGATTGCAGGAAGACCATTCAAGTGGACTATGATTTGTACTTTAGTGATGCAGTGAGGTCGACAGCAGCACAAGTTGTTCCCTTCTACACAGGAGGTGCTGAAAGTCTAACACTCGCCATGTGGGTGCAATTCACGCAGAAGGACGATTCAGGAATCTTCTACACACTCTACGCTGTGGACTCGGCGCATGTTCCCACAAAACGACGAATGCTCCTTCAGGCGCATTCAAGTGGTGTCCAAATTTCCCTCTTCCCCGATCTTCAGGATGCCTTCCTGTCGTTCCGGGAGTATGCAACAGTCAATGATGGGCAGTGGCATCATGTTGCAGTTGTTTGGGATGGCAGAGCTGGGCAATTAATGCTAATCACAGAAGGATTAATTGCTTCCAAGGCTGAATACGGTGGTGGACGACAACTTCCGGAAtagtaagttttcttttcttgaatctttgataatttttttgtggctGTTTGTCTTTTATGATGAGTTGTACATTAGctgaaaagaaatcattttttgatgCTTTTTTATTACACAAAAGGGACGTAATTCTGAATTAATCTCATAAAGAGTTCTTTCTAATGAATTTCaagagttaatttttaatctgcaacaattcaaattttctctctctaaagcGCTTGGGCTGTTCTTGGACGTCCACAGCCAGAGAGTGGTTTAACAGCGGGAGCAACATACGCCGAGGCAGGTTTCCAGGGAAAGATCACGAAAGCACAAATTTGGGGACGTGCTCTGGATGTAACGTCGGAGCTTCAGAAGCAAGTTCGTGATTGTCGCAGTGAACCTGTTCTCTATCGTGGATTAATTCTCAACTGGGCTGGCTATGAACTCACTTCCGGTGGCGTTGAGCGCAGTGTTCCATCTTCGTGTGGACAGAAGAAGTGCTCTCCAGGGTACACGGGGCCACAGTGTCAGCAGTTGGAGGTTGACAAGGAGCCACCGCATGTTGAACACTGTCCTGGAGATTTGTGGGTGATAGCACGCAATGGATCGGCTGTTGTGAACTGGGATGAGCCGCATTTCAGCGATAACATTGGAGTGGTGAAGATTGCCGAGAAGAATGGACATCGTCCCGGCCAAACGCTGCTCTGGGGAAGCTACGACATTACCTACGTGGCAGCTGATGCAGCAGGAAATACCGCAACGTGCACATTCAAAGTTTCCCTTCTCcgtgagttttcttttccttttcttttccattttctttagcgaaaaaataagttaaaagaaaactttaaatgtttctCTTTTGCAGCTGAATTCTGTCCACCTCTGGCTGATCCTCTCGGTGGGACGCAAGTTTGCAAAGATTGGGGAGCAGGTGGGCAATTCAAGGTGTGCGAAATTGCCTGTCATC harbors:
- the LOC129788929 gene encoding sushi, von Willebrand factor type A, EGF and pentraxin domain-containing protein 1 isoform X3 translates to MRSFSAAIAIWLTVFISSTLSQDIFSCTNGWELRGLYCYKYFNIKHSWEKAAELCRRYGAELVAIESYTENNVTQAIATIGELNRRSSDKYWLGLASLDDLRTNTLESAAGTLVSQYSGFWSLNQPDPRSGECVAVSTASIMQSWELSTCESLLPFMCRAPACPQNSIHCANGACVNQAFKCDGNDDCGDGSDELDCPASCHFHMQSGGDVIESPNFPHKYGALAKCKWTLEGPQGSNIVLQFQEFDTEKTFDTVQVLVGGRTEDKSVSLATLSGKLDLTSKPFVTASNFMIVKFVTDGSVERKGFRATWKTEPQVCSGTLQATSQGQILTSPGYPKVYPGGLECLYIIQAQAGRIISLEVQDLDLNPIQDYVLVRDGDSPKSRPIARLTGRGADNVKVIMSTGNKLYVYFKTNLGDSRKGFSLRYTQGCKATIFARNGTVASPAFGLSDYPSNQECLFKIKNPNGGPLSLRFDRFNVHPTDFVQVFDGASTSGLRLHSGNGFTGTTKPKLTLTASSGELLLKFVTDALHNSPGWSAVFSADCPELRPGQGALASSRDTAFGTVISFTCPVGQEFATGKNKLSTMCMEGGTWSIEYIPKCQEVYCGPVPQIDNGFSIGSSNVTYRGIAMYQCYAGFAFPSGSPLEKISCLADGRWERQPACLASQCSALPEVANANVTLLNGGGRSYGTIVKFECAPGYERTGAPVLICMSNGTWSNDVPKCTRKRCYSYPDVKNGFIVDMTRQYFYGDEARIQCYKGYKLNGNNIIKCDENQEFSNLPTCDDINECSSSQCDLASTECMNTAGSFYCQCKKGFAPTTECRPVGDLGLANGGISDDSISVSSSEEGYSKSLLRLTSSGWCGTSTEPGSSWVTIDFKAPTILRGFRTMSVQRSDGIIAFTSAIRLQYTDDLTDVFKDYANPDGTAVEFRILEPTLSILNLPIPIEARYVRFRIQDYVNSPCMRLEAMGCTRLDCVDVNECSKNNGGCDQKCVNSPGSYQCACNSGYELYTTNGTAGYNIELSETGERDGDTLQKNKTCVPVMCPSLVAPENGKLLTTKAQHHFGDLVSFQCNFGYVMSGSASLLCLSSGQWNATVPECMYAKCVSLPDDKQSGLAVLRPDQESVLVQFRDNVTLTCNSPGRKLRGTASSGFRQCVYDPKPGLPDYWLSGTTPACPRVDCGMPMATPGAEYGQFVDTKYQSSFFFGCQNTFKLAGQTAKHDNVVRCQANGIWDFGDLRCEGPVCEDPGRPSDGIQLARSYEQGSEVLFGCSRPGYILINPRPITCMREPECKVIKPLGISSGKIPDSAINATSERPNYEARNIRLNSVTGWCGKQEAFTYVSVDLGKVYRVKAILVKGVVTNDIVGRPTEIRFFYKQSENENYVVYFPNFNLTMRDPGNYGELAMITLPKYVQARFVILGIVSYMDNACLKFELMGCEEPKAEPLLGYDYGYSPCVDNEPPVFQNCPQQPIVVKRDENGGVLPINFTEPTAIDNSGSIARLEVKPQSFKTPIHIFQDTVVKYVAFDYDGNVAICEINITVPDVTPPLLTCPQSYVIELVDKQDNYMVNFNETRKRIKTSDDSGDVHLTFIPERATIPIGAFENVTVVARDRFNNKASCHFQVSIQATPCVDWELQPPVNGAINCLPGDKGIECIATCRPGFRFTDGEPVKTFSCEHSRLWRPTSVVPDCVSENTQQADYHVVATMTYRANGVVAPSCLPQYQDLMAQYYGNLNQVLSQRCSAVNVNMNVSFVRSVPTLLEDNMLKIDYILVIIPAVRQPQLYDLCGSTLNLIFDLGVPYASAIIEPLLNVSSIGNQCPPLRGLKSSITRGFTCSVGEVLNMDTNDVPRCLHCPAGTFAGEGQRMCTSCPRGFYQNRDRQGACLRCPPGTYTKEEGSKGIAACIPVCGYGTYSPTGLVPCLECPRNSYSGEPPTGGFKDCQACPAGTFTFQPAAAGKDLCRPKCALGTYSSTGLAPCSPCPVNFYQAMPGSMSCNECPTNMKTDKAGATGREECKPVACQETTCQHGGLCIPIGHSVQCFCPAGFSGRRCEVDIDECASQPCFNGGTCVDLPQGYRCQCPAGYSGMNCQEEVSDCRNNTCPARAMCKNEPGYNNYTCLCRSGYTGVECDITIDPCTANGNPCSNGATCIALQQGRYKCECLPGWEGPACETNIDDCAERPCLLGANCTDLVNDFNCACPPGFTGKRCQEKIDLCLSEPCKYGTCVDRLFTYECVCHPGWTGINCNVNMNDCASSPCENAGQCIDLVDGYTCTCEPGYTGKNCQHHIDDCQSDPCQNGATCIDQLDGFMCKCRPGFVGLQCEAEIDECLSDPCNPVGTERCLDLDNRHACLCREGFTGASCETDIDDCENSPCLNGGTCRDRIGGFECLCLDGWSGDRCQKAITMCSTQKPCQNDATCIDLFQDFFCVCPSGTDGKQCETAPERCIGNPCMHGGKCRDFGSGLNCSCPMDYAGIGCQYEFDACEAGVCQNGATCIDNGAGYQCVCAPGFTGQNCEKDIVDCKENSCPPGATCIDLTERFYCQCPFNLTGDDCRKTIQVDYDLYFSDAVRSTAAQVVPFYTGGAESLTLAMWVQFTQKDDSGIFYTLYAVDSAHVPTKRRMLLQAHSSGVQISLFPDLQDAFLSFREYATVNDGQWHHVAVVWDGRAGQLMLITEGLIASKAEYGGGRQLPEYAWAVLGRPQPESGLTAGATYAEAGFQGKITKAQIWGRALDVTSELQKQVRDCRSEPVLYRGLILNWAGYELTSGGVERSVPSSCGQKKCSPGYTGPQCQQLEVDKEPPHVEHCPGDLWVIARNGSAVVNWDEPHFSDNIGVVKIAEKNGHRPGQTLLWGSYDITYVAADAAGNTATCTFKVSLLPEFCPPLADPLGGTQVCKDWGAGGQFKVCEIACHPGLRFSEPIPEFYTCGAEGFWRPTNDPSKPLVYPSCSPAKPAQRVFRIKMLFPSDVLCNEAGQGVLRQRVKNAVNSLNRDWNFCSYSTEGSRECKDLQIDVNCDHYRGGNSNRVKRQSSSGTDDDGGIYVLDAQIPVENDPVLHSSTGERTDVRTLLQKLILEEDQFAVQDILPNTVPDPASLDLTSEYACPVGQVVMVPDCVPCAVGTFYDTTNKTCVPCPRGHYQSETGQLQCSKCPNIAGRPGVTVGPGARSAADCKERCPAGKFLDPDTGLCRPCGYGFFQPREGSFSCELCGLGQTTRSAESTSREECRDECASGMQLGADGKCEPCPRGTYRTQGVQPACHTCPLGRTTPKVGASSVEECSLPVCTPGTYLNGSMNMCVECEKGFYQPESQKTSCIPCPPNHSTNTTAATSKAECINPCETITEGQAHCDPNAYCILVPETSDFMCKCKPGFNGTGMQCIDVCDNFCENSGTCVKDLKGTPSCRCAGSFTGPKCAERSEFAYIAGGIAGAVIFIIVIVLLIWMICVRSQKRKDPKKMLAPAIDQTGSQVNFYYGAQTPYAESIAPSHHSTYAHYYDDEEDGWEMPNFYNETYMKEGLHGAKVNSLARSNASLYGTKEDLYDRLKRHAYTGKKDKSDSDSEGQ